A window from Cydia pomonella isolate Wapato2018A chromosome 8, ilCydPomo1, whole genome shotgun sequence encodes these proteins:
- the LOC133520614 gene encoding zinc finger MIZ domain-containing protein 1: MSGGGENAQFGATAAMVAAATTAAMQDSQPFSQMQNMTMGNPQYNAMNGYGQQRSHNPGMTGMAMGGNGGMNGMTGMGQMGNAGMNGMNPMAQMANMGMHANMMSSQMGPGQMAGSAKMGPQYQRRHTPYPQGPMLMNQRKQQYMGGQPTFGPGQYPAGYGGRPGFQGQYPPQQPLGPSGNFAAGMRGGMRQTTPPYSNQGQYFNGGVPNQFPQHQGGNSQYGQYSGQFAQEVAMRTNMSYQHSPVPGNPTPPLTPASSMPPYISPNSAGEGKPHFNELKQPMGMQNDELRLTFPVRDGIILPPFRLEHNLAVSNHVFQLKATVHSTLIWRSDLELQLKCFHHEDRQMNTNWPASVQVSVNATPLVIDRGENKTSHKPLYLKEVCQPGRNTIQITVSACCCSHLFVLQLVHRPSVRSVLQGLLRKRLLTADHCIAKIKMNFNQSPANSNNVSNNPNDRDSVEQTALKVSLKCPITFKKITLPARGHECKHIQCFDLESYLQLNCERGSWRCPVCNKPAQLEGLEVDQYMWGILNTANNSDVDEVTIDAGANWKPAKNPANAGIKDEDSNDNSVGKRGKAVSPGSMNMPTMNNWDQALSPYLPPDMNTIASGSMISSYNQSTQNRNANGNPNYDFGMSNGPGSNEFAGNGPLSHLNDSVNSLDPLNAMEKSLNDQMPHTPHTPHTPGSAHTPGGGGGAHTPGSSHTPGPPSVGHHSLTDVDIPSDLNFDPAAVIDGEGTENLNLLPETSVDPMELLSYLDAPALGELLATPPSSSSSAGSHPPRVPSSDDLLALFE, encoded by the exons ATGAGCGGCGGGGGCGAGAACGCGCAGTTCGGCGCCACCGCCGCAATGGTCGCCGCGGCCACCACGGCCGCGATGCAGGACTCGCAGCCATTCTCGCAG ATGCAAAACATGACTATGGGCAACCCCCAATATAATGCGATGAACGGCTACGGTCAGCAGCGCAGCCACAACCCCGGCATGACCGGGATGGCCATGGGCGGCAATGGTGGCATGAACGGCATGACCGGCATGGGCCAAATGGGTAACGCCGGCATGAACGGCATGAACCCTATGGCACAAATGGCCAATATGGGCATGCACGCTAATATGATGTCCTCGCAAATGGGACCTGGGCAGATGGCCGGTTCGGCGAAGATGGGGCCCCAGTATCAGAGGCGGCATACGCCGTATCCCCAAGGGCCGATGCTTATGAACCAGCGCAAGCAGCAATACATGGGTGGTCAGCCTACGTTTGGGCCTGGACAATACCCCGCGGGTTATGGAGGCCGACCAGGCTTCCAAGGGCAATATCCCCCTCAACAGCCTCTAGGACCGAGTGGGAATTTTGCGGCAGGAATGAGAGGAGGCATGAGGCAGACGACGCCGCCTTACTCTAACCAAGGGCAATATTTTAACGGTGGCGTTCCTAACCAATTTCCGCAGCACCAGGGTGGCAACAGCCAGTATGGTCAATACAGCGGTCAGTTTGCGCAGGAAGTTGCCATGAGAACTAACATGAGCTATCAGCATAGTCCTGTCCCCGGGAACCCCACGCCTCCTTTAACGCCGGCCAGCAGTATGCCGCCATACATAAGTCCGAACTCGGCTGGTGAAGGAAAGCCCCACTTTAATGAACTCAAACAACCTATGGGCATGCAAA ATGACGAGCTCCGGTTAACATTCCCTGTAAGAGATGGTATTATATTACCACCATTTAGATTAGAACATAATTTAGCAGTTAGCAATCATGTATTCCAATTAAAAGCCACGGTCCATTCTACGTTAATATGGAG ATCGGATCTCGAGTTACAACTGAAATGCTTCCACCACGAAGATAGGCAGATGAACACGAACTGGCCGGCGAGTGTTCAAGTCTCCGTCAACGCAACGCCTTTAGTTATAGATAGAGGAGAGAACAAAACATCACACAAACCGCTGTACCTGAAAGAAGTCTGCCAGCCTGGCAGAAACACGATACAGATAACCGTGTCCGCCTGCTGTTGT tcgCATCTGTTCGTATTACAATTAGTCCACCGGCCGAGTGTCAGGAGTGTCCTGCAGGGTCTACTACGGAAACGGTTGCTGACTGCCGACCACTGCATTGCCAAAATCAAAATGAACTTCAACCAGTCGCCAGCAAATAGCAACAACGTCTCCAATAATCCGAACGACAGGGACAGCGTAGAACAAACGGCTTTAAAAGTCTCGCTAAAATGTCCAATCACGTTCAAGAAAATTACGCTGCCTGCGCGAGGGCATGAATGTAAACACATACAGTGTTTCGATCTGGAATCTTATCTACAACTCAACTGCGAAAGAGGGTCGTGGAGATGTCCTGTTTGCAA TAAACCAGCGCAGTTAGAAGGCCTAGAGGTTGACCAGTACATGTGGGGAATTCTGAATACGGCAAACAATTCAGACGTTGATGAGGTCACCATTGATGCTGGAGCAAATTGGAAGCCTGCGAAAAATCCTGCTAATGCTGGAATAAAG GATGAAGATAGCAATGATAACAGTGTCGGCAAGCGAGGCAAAGCGGTTTCACCGGGTTCAATGAACATGCCCACAATGAACAACTGGGACCAAGCATTATCGCCGTACCTACCTCCAGACATGAACACGATCGCTAGCGGCTCCATGATCTCCTCCTACAACCAGAGCACGCAGAACCGGAATGCCAACGGCAATCCGAATTACGACTTCGGTATGAGCAATGGCCCTGGAAGTAACGAGTTTGCTGGCAACGGTCCGCTCTCGCATTTGAACGATAGCGTAAATTCGCTGGATCCTTTGAATGCGATGGAAAAGAGTCTGAATGATCAG ATGCCGCACACGCCACACACGCCACATACGCCGGGCTCAGCGCACAcgccgggcggcggcggcggagcGCACACACCTGGCTCCTCGCACACGCCAGGCCCGCCGTCCGTCGGCCACCACTCCCTCACCGACGTGGACATACCGTCGGACCTAAATTTCGACCCCGCGGCGGTCATCGACGGCGAGGGCACTGAAAATCTCAAT CTATTGCCGGAGACGAGCGTTGACCCGATGGAGCTGCTGTCGTACCTGGACGCGCCGGCGCTCGGCGAGCTGCTCGCCACGCCGCCATCCTCGTCGTCCTCCGCCGGCTCGCACCCTCCCCGCGTGCCTTCCTCCGACGACCTCCTGGCACTCTTCGAGTAA